A window from Citrus sinensis cultivar Valencia sweet orange chromosome 3, DVS_A1.0, whole genome shotgun sequence encodes these proteins:
- the LOC127900596 gene encoding receptor-like protein 12 produces the protein MTDLDLSGTRIQGNFPDQIFLLPNLRVLYLCGNIHLTGYLPKCNWSSPLRELDLSLSDFSGEIPYSIGNLLFLETVDITYCNFMGSIPTSTGNLSKATEILFASNHLTGQLPHHVSGLLYLTNLDLFGNSLQGKVPSWLFTLPSLVSVNLAWNKLTGPIDGFQSPNSLEEVHLEKNQIHGTIPSSLFQLVDLTHLDLSSNNLSGSVALSGWKSLIDLDLSNNFLTHIALHPWKNIRTLDLRNNKIQGSILVPPPSTEVFLVSNNKLSGQIPPYICSLSSLKYLSLSHNNLSGTIPPCLGNFTTQLITLHLKNNSLEGHIHDTFENASNIQSFDLNCNKFEGSLPRSLAKCVKLEVVNVGNNMINDTFPCWLGSLPLLKILILRSNRFYGPLCKSITTFSFQALRIIDLSRNEFKDFLPRRNFTSMEAMKNVDEQATRLQYMGHAYYDESVTVAMKGHDFQLYMLNLDQIYIPNQESPGLAELSNQELRMV, from the exons ATGACGGACCTGGATCTGAGTGGTACTAGGATACAAGGAAATTTCCCAGatcaaatttttcttcttccaaaCCTTCGAGTACTCTATTTATGCGGAAACATTCATCTCACGGGTTACCTACCAAAGTGTAACTGGAGTAGCCCTCTTAGGGAGTTGGATCTTTCTCTCAGTGATTTCTCAGGTGAAATACCATATTCCATTGGAAATCTATTGTTCTTGGAGACTGTGGATATTACATATTGCAATTTCATGGGGTCAATTCCAACATCAACTGGAAACCTCAGTAAAGCTACTGAAATTTTGTTCGCATCAAATCATCTTACTGGCCAACTGCCTCATCATGTAAGTGGACTATTGTATTTAACCAATTTAGACCTCTTTGGAAACTCTCTCCAAGGCAAAGTACCATCTTGGTTGTTCACTCTGCCTTCTTTGGTTTCTGTAAACCTTGCATGGAACAAGCTCACTGGTCCTATTGATGGCTTCCAGTCGCCTAATTCACTAGAAGAAGttcatttggaaaaaaatCAGATACATGGTACAATTCCTAGTTCCCTCTTTCAACTTGTGGACCTCACTCATCTCGATCTCTCATCAAATAACTTGAGTGGCAGTGTGGCACTATCAG GATGGAAGAGTTTGATTGATCTTGATCTTTCCAACAATTTCCTGACGCATATAGCGCTACATCCATGGAAGAATATTAGGACTCTTGATCTGCGAAACAACAAAATTCAAGGATCAATTCTGGTTCCACCACCTTCGACGGAAGTCTTCTTAGTTTCGAACAACAAATTGTCCGGACAGATCCCTCCATATATTTGCAGCTTGAGTTCCCTTAAATATCTTTCCTTATCTCACAATAATTTGAGCGGAACAATTCCACCATGTCTTGGAAACTTCACCACTCAGCTGATTACTCTGCACCTGAAGAACAACAGCCTAGAGGGCCACATCCATGATACTTTTGAAAATGCAAGTAATATACAGAGTTTTGACCTTAATTGCAACAAGTTTGAAGGTTCATTACCAAGATCTCTGGCTAAATGCGTTAAGTTGGAAGTTGTCAATGTGGGGAATAACATGATAAATGACACATTTCCGTGTTGGTTGGGATCTCTTCCGCTGCTAAAAATTCTTATCTTGAGATCTAACCGATTCTATGGTCCACTATGCAAGTCCATTACTACATTTTCCTTTCAAGCCCTTAGAATTATTGATCTCTCTCGTAATGAATTCAAGGATTTTCTGCCACGAAGGAATTTTACTAGTATGGAAGCAATGAAGAATGTTGACGAACAGGCAACAAGACTTCAGTATATGGGTCATGCCTACTATGACGAGTCCGTAACGGTGGCAATGAAAGGACATGATTTTCAATTGTATATGTTGAACCTAGACCAGATTTACATACCCAATCAAGAATCTCCAGGATTAGCTGAACTCTCTAATCAAGAACTAAGAATGGTTTAA
- the LOC107176919 gene encoding receptor-like protein 9DC3 produces the protein MFRATDLSSNRFCGEIPKVLGNFKSLKVLNLSHNSLTGNIPVSFDNMTALESLDLSFNKLEGRIPKQLLSVTTLALLNLSYNRLWGRIPRGNQFNTFENDSYIGNIHLCGEPLTVTCSNDAVPKAPPSASTDHEEDETTSWFDWKMAKMGYAFGLVIGLSIGYMVFSARKPQWFARMVEGDHQQMKARRAKRRQRR, from the coding sequence ATGTTTAGAGCTACGGACCTTTCAAGCAATCGGTTCTGCGGAGAGATTCCTAAAGTACTTGGAAACTTTAAATCACTCAAAGTGCTCAACCTTTCACACAATAGCCTGACAGGTAATATTCCGGTGTCGTTTGACAATATGACAGCACTTGAATCATTGGACCTCTCTTTCAACAAGCTTGAAGGAAGGATTCCAAAGCAGTTATTAAGCGTTACGACCCTTGCATTGTTAAATCTGTCATATAACCGGCTTTGGGGACGCATTCCTCGAGGCAATCAATTTAATACATTTGAAAATGATTCATATATTGGGAACATTCATTTGTGTGGAGAGCCATTGACAGTAACATGCAGCAATGACGCGGTGCCAAAAGCGCCTCCTTCGGCTTCTACTGATCATGAGGAAGATGAAACTACAAGCTGGTTTGATTGGAAAATGGCGAAGATGGGGTATGCATTTGGACTGGTAATTGGATTGTCTATTGGATACATGGTATTCTCAGCAAGAAAACCACAATGGTTTGCGAGGATGGTTGAAGGAGACCACCAGCAGATGAAGGCTAGAAGAGCAAAACGAAGACAAAGGAGGTAG